The following coding sequences lie in one Micromonospora sp. R77 genomic window:
- a CDS encoding AAA family ATPase codes for MLRDVEFLDMGAGHVGINRRGAGSCSVRSFDTSRPQRSAAMIGGPSAPGLVGRGAELAELADFLRTAAESGGVELVTGDPGVGKSSLLEAAVRAAAATTGFRVLRASGVEFEADLGYAGLHQLLLPVADAIDELPDRHGATLRAALGLGSEGTPDLLGLTTATVALLGHLSRDRPLLIVVDDLQWVDRASLLLLSVVARRLNGFAVALLLAQRSGHETFFDRASIPTLELSPLSDDDADALLRVSHPNLLHPSVRKRIVAEAGGNPLALIELPRGLTATQETAVDTLPATLPHSVRLRRLFASRIAELPESCRRLLLLAALHHGDDAELVQIVAGSSADLAPCEVAGLVSIQPDPRRVRFSHPLVRAAVVDQATDPERRAAHRRLAELTHDRHVRALHLADSTLGTDDHIAGLLDGVADAALSRGAADRAVAVLLRAADLTSGGPARARRLAAAAYLGANVTGSLAGASALLARARSADPDATETLQMATAAAAHLLNTDGGVETAHRMLTRALAPSPTEPGSRTTGLHECPFCRQPFADADDLRHHLEGVVNNAVHTLMVVCAFGGREDLWSGFTETVTRLAPWLSPVLRLAATTFADPARATPGQLAELDGLVAAADKSTNPVEVLEVAMAGQYVDRTPAAALDRVVQAGRAGGPATLAAQALLMQATTAVHEGRWADAAALVDEGLALCAQHDLRLLEWGLLIPRMILDAARGDIDDLARVRDRMHQWALPRQMLAARTVTANADGLAALSVGRFVEAYTAYCTIAEPGRLRPYAHVLVGNPLDVVEAAVRSGHLDEARRHAAVMASTLAPISPRLAFQSAAAAALAAPVEDYAEVFDRVVDDPDSARWPFHLARVELAYGERLRVDRAMRRARPHLERACELFHALEASPWVERAEAGLRATGRTRLAASADTATRLTPQEAQVAFLAATGLSNREIGERLTLSPRTVGAHLYRVFPKLGVTSRAGLRDALSGHEDTP; via the coding sequence TTGCTCCGCGACGTCGAGTTTCTCGATATGGGTGCCGGGCACGTCGGCATCAACCGACGGGGTGCCGGCTCCTGTAGCGTCCGATCGTTCGACACCTCGCGACCGCAGAGGAGTGCCGCCATGATAGGTGGGCCTTCCGCGCCGGGGCTGGTGGGACGGGGAGCGGAGCTCGCCGAGCTCGCGGACTTCCTGCGCACGGCAGCCGAATCCGGCGGCGTCGAGCTGGTCACCGGCGACCCCGGCGTGGGCAAGTCCTCGCTGCTCGAGGCCGCGGTCCGCGCTGCGGCGGCGACGACCGGGTTCCGGGTGCTGCGGGCGTCGGGCGTGGAGTTCGAGGCCGACCTCGGGTACGCCGGTCTCCACCAGCTGCTCCTGCCGGTCGCCGACGCCATCGACGAGCTCCCGGACCGCCACGGCGCGACTCTCCGCGCAGCCCTCGGCCTCGGCTCGGAAGGCACGCCCGACCTGCTCGGGCTGACCACGGCGACGGTCGCCCTGCTGGGGCACCTGTCGCGCGATCGCCCGCTCCTGATCGTCGTCGACGACCTCCAGTGGGTCGACCGCGCCAGTCTCCTCCTGCTCAGCGTGGTCGCCCGGCGGCTCAACGGTTTCGCCGTCGCCCTGCTGCTGGCCCAGCGATCGGGGCACGAGACGTTCTTCGACCGGGCGTCGATCCCCACCCTGGAGCTGTCGCCCCTCTCCGACGACGACGCGGATGCGCTGCTGCGGGTGAGCCACCCGAACCTGCTGCACCCATCGGTGCGCAAGCGGATCGTTGCCGAGGCGGGCGGCAACCCGCTCGCCCTGATCGAGCTCCCCCGCGGATTGACCGCCACGCAGGAGACGGCCGTCGACACGCTGCCGGCGACCCTGCCACACAGCGTGCGCCTGCGACGGCTCTTCGCGTCCCGGATCGCGGAGCTGCCCGAATCCTGCAGGCGGCTGCTGCTCCTGGCGGCGCTGCACCACGGGGACGACGCGGAGCTGGTCCAGATTGTGGCAGGATCCTCGGCCGACCTCGCGCCCTGCGAGGTCGCCGGTCTTGTGTCGATCCAGCCCGACCCTCGACGGGTGCGATTCAGTCATCCGCTCGTCAGGGCTGCGGTCGTCGACCAGGCCACCGATCCTGAACGTCGCGCCGCCCACCGGCGTCTGGCCGAGCTGACCCACGACCGCCACGTCCGGGCGCTGCACCTCGCCGACTCCACCCTCGGAACCGACGACCACATCGCGGGGCTGCTCGACGGCGTAGCCGACGCCGCCCTGAGCCGTGGCGCCGCAGATCGGGCCGTCGCCGTGCTCCTGCGCGCCGCGGACCTGACCTCGGGAGGACCGGCAAGGGCCCGACGACTGGCCGCCGCAGCGTACCTCGGTGCCAACGTCACCGGGAGCCTCGCCGGCGCCTCCGCGCTGCTCGCGCGGGCTCGCTCGGCCGACCCGGACGCAACCGAGACACTCCAGATGGCGACCGCTGCGGCGGCCCACCTGCTCAACACCGACGGTGGTGTGGAGACCGCGCACCGCATGCTGACCCGCGCCCTCGCCCCCTCACCCACAGAGCCCGGGAGTCGAACCACGGGACTCCACGAGTGCCCCTTCTGCCGTCAGCCTTTCGCGGACGCGGACGACCTGCGCCATCACCTCGAGGGTGTGGTGAACAACGCGGTGCACACCCTGATGGTGGTGTGTGCGTTCGGAGGCCGCGAGGACCTGTGGTCCGGCTTCACCGAGACGGTCACCAGGCTGGCGCCCTGGCTCTCCCCGGTGCTCCGCCTGGCGGCGACCACGTTCGCCGACCCGGCGAGGGCGACCCCCGGGCAGCTGGCCGAGCTCGACGGGTTGGTGGCCGCTGCCGACAAGAGCACCAACCCCGTGGAGGTGCTCGAGGTCGCGATGGCCGGGCAGTACGTCGACCGGACTCCGGCCGCCGCCCTCGACCGGGTGGTGCAGGCCGGTCGTGCCGGTGGCCCGGCGACCCTTGCGGCCCAGGCCCTCCTGATGCAGGCCACAACGGCCGTCCACGAAGGCCGGTGGGCGGATGCGGCGGCGCTCGTCGACGAGGGTCTCGCGCTCTGCGCGCAGCACGACCTGCGATTGCTGGAGTGGGGCCTGCTGATCCCGCGGATGATCTTGGACGCGGCCCGGGGTGACATCGACGACCTCGCGCGGGTGCGCGACCGGATGCACCAGTGGGCTCTGCCTCGGCAGATGCTGGCTGCCCGGACCGTGACCGCGAACGCCGATGGGTTGGCGGCGCTCAGCGTGGGCCGGTTCGTCGAGGCCTATACCGCGTACTGCACGATCGCCGAGCCCGGCCGCTTGCGACCCTATGCACACGTGCTGGTCGGGAACCCGCTGGACGTGGTGGAGGCAGCGGTGCGTAGCGGGCACCTCGACGAGGCGCGCCGGCACGCCGCGGTGATGGCGTCGACGCTCGCTCCGATCTCGCCGCGGCTGGCCTTCCAGTCGGCCGCGGCGGCGGCCCTGGCCGCGCCGGTGGAGGACTACGCCGAGGTCTTCGACCGGGTGGTCGACGACCCGGACTCGGCGCGGTGGCCGTTCCACCTGGCTCGGGTGGAGCTCGCCTATGGCGAGCGTCTGCGGGTCGACCGTGCGATGCGGCGCGCGCGACCGCATCTCGAACGCGCGTGTGAGCTCTTCCACGCGCTCGAGGCCTCGCCCTGGGTCGAGCGCGCCGAGGCGGGCCTCCGGGCGACCGGGCGCACGCGGCTCGCCGCGTCTGCCGACACTGCCACCCGACTGACCCCTCAGGAGGCTCAGGTCGCCTTCCTGGCCGCGACCGGCCTGAGCAACCGGGAGATCGGGGAGCGGCTGACGTTGTCCCCCCGCACTGTGGGGGCCCACCTGTACCGCGTGTTCCCGAAGCTCGGGGTGACCTCGCGGGCCGGCCTGCGTGATGCCCTGTCCGGGCACGAGGACACCCCTTGA
- a CDS encoding glucosidase, giving the protein MTRADTAEHRRLAEATGKAEDDLFAANPWYEWGPYLSERAWGTVREDYSADGNAWSSFPHDHARSRAYRWNEDGMAGISDIRHELCLGLALWNGRDPILKERMFGLTGPQGNHGEDAKEYWWYLEGLPSHALLQWRYHYPQAEFPYQRLIDENARRGLRDFEFELMDTGIFDDGRYWSVDVTYAKDSSTDLYMSISATNHGPEEATLHVLPTLWFRNTWRWTGRTDLPGLSLDGDSIMVDHPRLGGYRLQAAPAPDGGPPQALFCDNETNLRRLYGAPTVTAFPKDGINDHVVGGADTVNPSQQGTKAAFWYRITVPAGGTTHVRLRLHRPQAASPWDDQAADRVLAARRRDADEFYAALGRDLDEERMRVLRQAAAGLVWSKQMYPYRVGRWLDGDPAGPPPPESHRHIRNAGWRHLDAFDVLAMPDPWEYPWFAAWDLAFHAIAWAHLDPAFAKYQLTVLLREWFQHPNGALPAYEWSFDDVNPPVHALAALRVFVIDGSTDTVFLERVFQKLLLNFTWWLNRQDPDGNNLFGGGFLGLDNISPVDRSHLPDGVRIEQADGTAWMAAYSLTMSILALLLAAENPVYDDMVVKFLEQFAMISEALKGSGLYDADDGFFYDRLIDAAGNSTPIKVQTLAGVIPVLATAGVPLDRVQRLATLRKAAARRLNASERDEGQFFPVRESGGVHRAVVSLVTPDQARRTLAHLLDEQAFLSPHGLRSLSRRHLEPYVMPGPPGAAIDYEPAESTTPMYGGNSNWRGPVWMPTNHLVVRSLLLYDELLGSEFTVEHPTGSGHQHTLREVAADLADRLVGIWLPDRSGRRPVFGGQPLLADDPAWKDNLLFYEYFHGDNGAGLGASHQTGWTALVVDLLLDPPSRARQVFGRRSSPDG; this is encoded by the coding sequence ATGACCCGCGCCGACACCGCCGAGCACCGCCGCCTGGCCGAGGCCACCGGCAAGGCCGAGGACGACCTGTTCGCAGCGAACCCGTGGTACGAGTGGGGCCCCTACCTCTCCGAGCGCGCCTGGGGCACGGTGCGCGAGGACTACAGCGCGGACGGCAACGCGTGGTCGTCGTTCCCGCACGACCACGCGAGGTCGCGGGCCTACCGCTGGAACGAGGACGGCATGGCGGGGATCTCCGACATCCGCCACGAGCTGTGCCTGGGCCTCGCGCTGTGGAACGGCCGAGACCCCATCCTCAAGGAGCGCATGTTCGGCCTCACCGGGCCGCAGGGCAACCACGGCGAGGACGCCAAAGAGTACTGGTGGTACCTGGAGGGCCTGCCCAGCCACGCTCTGCTCCAGTGGCGCTACCACTACCCGCAGGCGGAGTTCCCCTACCAGCGGCTCATCGACGAGAACGCGCGCCGCGGGCTCAGGGACTTCGAGTTCGAACTCATGGACACCGGCATCTTCGACGACGGGCGCTACTGGTCCGTTGACGTCACCTACGCCAAGGACTCGTCCACCGACCTCTACATGTCGATCTCCGCCACGAACCACGGGCCCGAGGAGGCGACCCTGCACGTCCTGCCCACGCTCTGGTTCCGGAACACGTGGCGCTGGACGGGGCGCACCGACCTGCCGGGCCTGTCCCTCGACGGGGACTCCATCATGGTCGACCACCCTCGGCTGGGTGGCTACCGTCTCCAGGCCGCTCCCGCGCCCGACGGCGGCCCGCCCCAGGCGCTCTTCTGCGACAACGAGACGAACCTGCGGCGTCTGTACGGCGCACCCACTGTCACTGCATTTCCGAAGGACGGGATCAACGACCACGTCGTCGGCGGTGCCGACACTGTGAACCCGAGCCAGCAGGGCACGAAGGCGGCCTTCTGGTACCGGATCACGGTGCCGGCCGGCGGGACGACGCACGTCCGTCTCCGCCTCCACCGGCCGCAGGCCGCGTCGCCCTGGGACGACCAGGCAGCCGACCGGGTGCTCGCGGCACGGCGCCGCGACGCCGACGAGTTCTACGCCGCCCTCGGACGGGACCTCGACGAGGAGCGGATGCGCGTGCTCCGGCAGGCGGCCGCAGGTCTGGTCTGGAGCAAACAGATGTACCCCTACCGGGTCGGCCGATGGCTCGACGGGGATCCCGCCGGCCCTCCCCCGCCGGAATCGCACCGGCACATCCGCAACGCAGGCTGGCGCCACCTCGACGCCTTCGACGTGCTGGCGATGCCGGACCCGTGGGAATACCCCTGGTTCGCCGCGTGGGACCTCGCCTTCCACGCGATCGCCTGGGCCCACCTGGACCCGGCGTTCGCAAAGTACCAGCTCACCGTCCTGCTGCGCGAGTGGTTCCAGCACCCCAACGGCGCCCTGCCGGCGTACGAGTGGAGCTTCGACGACGTGAACCCGCCCGTGCACGCGCTCGCGGCGCTGCGGGTGTTCGTCATCGACGGGTCCACCGACACGGTGTTCCTGGAGCGGGTCTTCCAGAAGCTCCTGCTGAACTTCACCTGGTGGCTCAACCGCCAGGACCCGGACGGCAACAACCTCTTCGGCGGTGGCTTCCTCGGCTTGGACAACATCAGTCCCGTCGACCGGTCGCACCTCCCCGACGGCGTACGGATCGAGCAGGCGGACGGCACCGCATGGATGGCCGCCTACTCCTTGACCATGTCGATACTGGCTCTGCTGCTCGCGGCCGAGAACCCGGTCTACGACGACATGGTGGTGAAGTTCCTCGAACAGTTCGCCATGATCTCCGAAGCGCTGAAGGGCTCCGGTCTCTACGACGCGGACGACGGCTTCTTCTACGACCGGCTCATCGACGCGGCCGGCAACAGCACGCCGATCAAGGTGCAGACCCTGGCCGGCGTCATCCCCGTCCTGGCCACCGCGGGGGTGCCCCTCGACCGGGTGCAGCGGCTCGCCACGCTGCGCAAGGCCGCGGCGCGCCGCCTCAATGCCTCCGAGCGCGACGAGGGCCAGTTCTTCCCGGTCCGCGAGTCCGGTGGCGTGCACCGTGCCGTGGTCTCGCTGGTGACCCCGGACCAGGCTCGCCGGACGCTGGCCCACCTCCTCGACGAGCAGGCCTTCCTGTCGCCGCACGGGCTACGCTCCCTGTCCCGGAGGCACCTCGAGCCGTATGTCATGCCCGGGCCGCCTGGCGCCGCCATCGACTACGAGCCGGCCGAGTCCACCACCCCCATGTACGGCGGGAACTCGAACTGGCGAGGACCGGTCTGGATGCCGACGAACCACCTCGTGGTGCGCTCGCTGCTGCTCTACGACGAGCTGCTGGGCTCCGAGTTCACCGTGGAGCACCCCACCGGCTCCGGCCACCAGCACACGCTCCGCGAGGTGGCTGCCGACCTCGCCGACCGCCTCGTCGGCATCTGGCTGCCCGACCGGTCAGGGCGGCGCCCGGTCTTCGGCGGTCAGCCGCTCCTCGCCGACGACCCTGCCTGGAAGGACAACCTTCTCTTCTACGAGTACTTCCACGGCGACAACGGCGCGGGACTCGGGGCCAGCCACCAGACCGGATGGACGGCGCTCGTGGTCGACCTGCTCCTCGACCCGCCCAGCCGAGCCCGGCAGGTGTTCGGTCGCCGGTCCTCTCCCGACGGATAG
- a CDS encoding HdeD family acid-resistance protein, giving the protein MMVTSPIDELRSWTRAQVDTISKGWWVLLVSGVVSLVAGCLTFFIPWTVGDLVVFVGTLLVIRGAFTMFSIPVDGSLRTWSVVIGLVEIFVGIGVFVWPGPTLLVVALSIGWLLLFRGSSAIVGAISSRRYLPYWGVVLVMGIVEALVALYLLSRPDITLIAAVLAIGFAWMLYGALEIVAAIEVKKLPQRLNKASTTVAAATTDTPLHPVG; this is encoded by the coding sequence ATGATGGTGACAAGTCCGATCGACGAGCTGCGTAGCTGGACCCGGGCGCAGGTCGACACGATCAGTAAGGGATGGTGGGTGCTGCTGGTGAGCGGGGTGGTCAGCCTGGTGGCCGGCTGCCTCACCTTCTTCATCCCCTGGACCGTCGGCGATCTGGTCGTCTTCGTGGGGACGCTGCTGGTCATCCGCGGCGCGTTCACGATGTTCAGCATCCCGGTCGATGGTTCGCTACGGACCTGGTCGGTGGTGATCGGCCTGGTCGAGATCTTCGTCGGTATCGGCGTGTTCGTGTGGCCCGGTCCGACGCTGCTGGTGGTGGCTCTGTCCATCGGCTGGCTGTTGCTGTTTCGCGGGAGCTCGGCCATCGTCGGGGCGATCAGCAGTCGCAGATACCTGCCGTACTGGGGGGTGGTGCTGGTGATGGGCATCGTCGAGGCCCTCGTCGCGCTCTACCTGCTGAGCCGACCGGACATCACCCTCATCGCCGCGGTGCTGGCCATCGGGTTCGCCTGGATGCTGTACGGCGCCCTGGAGATCGTGGCCGCGATCGAGGTGAAGAAACTACCCCAACGCCTCAACAAGGCGAGCACCACCGTCGCCGCGGCCACCACCGACACGCCCCTGCACCCAGTCGGCTAA
- a CDS encoding IS3 family transposase (programmed frameshift), with protein sequence MPKPYCREFRDDVVRVARDREPGVTVEQIAKDFGVHPMTLFKWLRQANVDAAPGTAGSESAELREARKRIRLLEQENEVLRRAAAYLSQAHLPKRLYPLVSELAADGIPVAVTCRVLKIARQPYYRWRARRVTDAELVAAYRTDVFFDAHRNDPEFGYRFLADEARAAGQPMVERTAWKICSGMGWFSAFSKRKRRGKGGKVGPPVHDDLVRRDFTADGPNRLWLADITEHRTGEGKLYLCAIKDVWSHRIVGYSIDSRMKSRLAVNALHNAVARRGDVAGCVLHTDRGSQFRSRKFVHALNQHHMTGSMGRVGAAGDNAAMESFFGLLQNNVLDRRTWTTRQQLRTAIVTWIERTYHRRRRQRSLSRLTPVEYETIMTRPASQAA encoded by the exons GTGCCCAAGCCCTATTGCCGAGAGTTCCGCGATGACGTTGTGCGTGTCGCTCGTGACCGCGAGCCAGGCGTGACGGTCGAGCAGATCGCGAAGGACTTCGGCGTGCACCCGATGACGTTGTTCAAGTGGCTGCGCCAGGCCAACGTCGACGCCGCGCCCGGGACGGCCGGCAGCGAGTCGGCCGAGCTGCGGGAGGCGCGTAAGCGGATCAGGTTGTTGGAGCAGGAGAACGAGGTCCTGCGCCGGGCTGCTGCCTACTTGTCGCAGGCGCATCTGCCG AAAAGGCTCTACCCGCTCGTGAGCGAGTTGGCCGCTGACGGGATCCCCGTGGCGGTGACGTGCCGGGTATTGAAGATCGCTCGTCAGCCCTACTACCGGTGGCGTGCCCGCCGTGTCACCGACGCCGAACTGGTGGCGGCGTATCGGACGGACGTGTTTTTCGACGCTCACCGCAATGATCCGGAGTTCGGCTACCGGTTCCTGGCCGATGAGGCCCGCGCTGCCGGCCAGCCGATGGTCGAGCGCACCGCCTGGAAGATCTGCTCTGGCATGGGCTGGTTCAGCGCGTTCAGCAAGCGCAAGCGTCGGGGCAAGGGCGGCAAGGTCGGTCCGCCGGTGCACGACGATCTGGTGCGCCGCGACTTCACCGCCGATGGCCCGAACCGGTTGTGGCTGGCCGACATCACCGAGCACCGTACCGGTGAGGGCAAGCTCTACCTGTGCGCGATCAAGGACGTGTGGTCCCACCGGATCGTCGGCTACTCCATCGACTCACGAATGAAGTCGAGGCTGGCCGTCAACGCCCTGCACAACGCCGTAGCCCGCCGTGGTGACGTGGCCGGCTGCGTGCTGCACACCGACCGCGGCTCGCAATTTCGAAGCCGGAAATTCGTCCATGCCCTTAACCAGCACCACATGACCGGGTCGATGGGCAGGGTCGGCGCCGCCGGCGACAACGCCGCCATGGAGTCGTTCTTCGGCCTGCTGCAGAACAACGTCCTCGACCGCCGAACCTGGACGACCCGGCAGCAGTTGAGGACCGCGATCGTGACCTGGATCGAGCGGACCTACCACCGCCGCCGACGCCAACGATCCCTGTCCCGGTTGACCCCCGTCGAGTACGAGACCATCATGACCCGACCGGCCAGTCAGGCCGCGTGA
- a CDS encoding DUF1003 domain-containing protein, with the protein MAQLQERAESAQLRLSDRITAFAGSMQFVYLHAALFAAWMIVFEKSPWPTLTLAVSLEAIFLSTFVMIGQNRQAAFQQAKADSDYANVDQLLEENVRLTRLVHQLTVEVHEHVIRDSES; encoded by the coding sequence GTGGCCCAGCTCCAGGAACGAGCCGAGAGCGCTCAGCTCAGACTCTCCGACCGGATCACCGCGTTCGCCGGATCGATGCAGTTCGTCTACCTGCACGCTGCGCTGTTCGCCGCGTGGATGATCGTCTTCGAGAAGAGTCCGTGGCCGACGCTGACGCTCGCCGTCAGTCTGGAGGCGATCTTCCTGTCGACGTTCGTCATGATCGGCCAGAACCGGCAGGCCGCGTTCCAGCAGGCGAAGGCCGACAGCGACTACGCGAACGTCGACCAGCTGCTGGAGGAGAACGTCCGGCTCACCCGGCTGGTCCACCAGCTGACGGTCGAGGTCCACGAGCACGTCATCCGCGATTCGGAGTCGTGA